The Longimicrobium sp. DNA segment CCAGGGCAGACGTCAGCAGGGCCAGAACGGTCTTCGCTTTCATGGCACTCTCGTCCAGTGCAGGGGATGCCGCGGGAACCGAGCCGCCCGCGGCGGGGTCAGCGTGGCGCGCGGGCGGCCTCTTCCAGCCGCCGCAGGCGCTCTTCGAAGCGCGCGTTCTGCTCGCGCAGCGCGGCCACCTCGGCGCGCAGCGCGGCGTTCTCGTCCTGCAGCCCCTCGATACGCGCGGCCTGCCCGGCGGTGCGCGCCTCCAGCGCCTTGATGGCCGCCAGGTTCACACCGTCGAAGTCGCTCATGTTGATGGTGCGGTCGTCGCGCGTGAAGCCGAACGCGCGGTGCCAGTCCTGCGCCATGGGGCCGATGTGGAAGGTCGAGCGGTCGTCCTCGTCGCGGTAGCGCCAGGTGGTCACCGGCACCAGCCGCAGCCGCGAGAGGATGTCCTCGCCGTTCACGGAGAGGAAGTCGCCCTTGCGGTTGCGGTCCGAGATCACCGCCCACGAGCTGCCGCCCGCCGCCACCTGCACGCCCACCGTCATCGTCGCGTTGGTGAACAGGCGGATGCCGCCGGCCGCGCGCACGGTGAACTGGTTGTTGGCGCTGGCCTGCGTGCTGTCCGTGGTCGACCCGTCGGAGAGCACGATGGCGCCGGCATGCCCGTTGGTCGACGCGCGCTGGCCGATGGCCACCGAGTAGTCGGCGTCGGCCGTGGGGCGGTAGCCGATGGCCACCGCGCCCGTGCCGTCGGCGTTGGCCGTGTACCCCAGCGCGATGGCGTAGCTGCCCAGCGCCGAGTTCTGGTACCCCATGGCGAACGACGCCAGCCCCAGCGCGGTGGTGTTGTAGCCGCCGGCCCAGGTGTAGAAGCCCGTGTTGGCCAGGTCCCACTGGGTTCCCGCGCTGCCGATGGAGCCCGCGCGGAAGGCCGCATGGTAGGGGTCCCACGTCAGCCGCTCACCGGCACCGGAGAAGGGGTGGACGCCGACACCGAGCACCCCCTTGGCCACGATGGCGCTGGAGCTGTCCACCCGGAAGCGGTCGCCCAGCGGCGAGCCCGAACGCAGGCGGAGCAGGATGTCGGACTGCGCCGAGGCAGCCGACGGGGCAAGCGCGGAGCCCAGCAGGGCCGAAGCCAGCAGGGCCACTCCGATCTTCGCTTTCATGGCCAAGTCGTCCGGGTACAGGGTGCGTTCACGCCCGCGGTGAACGCTCACCGGGGCTCGGGATCGCGGCTGCCCTCCCTGCGGCATGCGAAGGTGGAAGGCGGCGGAAGGGCGCCCGCCGGACGCCCTTCCGCCGCCCGTTGCTCAGGGCGCGTCCGAGCTCCGCGCCTCCAGCCTCCGGAGCCGCTCCTCGAGGGCCGCGTTGGCGGCCCGCAGCTGCGCCACCTGCTCGTTCAGGGTGGCGATCTCGGCCGCCTGCTGCGTGGTGCGCGCCTCGAGCGCCTGCACGCCGGCCAGGTTCACGCCGTCGAGGTCGCTCATGTTGATGGTGCGGTCGTCCGTCGTGAAGCCGAACGCCCGGTGCCAGTCCTGCGCCATCGGGCCGATGTGGAAGGTCGACCGGTCCGCCTCGTCGCGGTAGCGCCAGGTGGTCACCGGCACGCCGCGCAGGCGGGCGAGGAGGTCCTCTCCGTCGACCGACAGGAAATCGACCTTGCGGTTGCGATCCGAGATCACCGCCCACGAGCTGCCCCCCGCCGCCAGCGACACGCCGGTGGTCTTGGTGGCGTTGGTGTACAGCCGCACGCCGCCGGCCGCCCGCAGCGAGAACTGGTTGGCGGCGCTGGCCAGCAGGCTGTCGGTGCTCGACTGGTCGGAGATCACGATGGCGCCGCTGAAGCCGTTGGTGCTGGCGCGCTGCCCGATGGCCACCGAGTAGTTGCCGTCGGCGGTGCTCAGGTATCCCAGCGCCACCGAGCCCACGCCGTCGGAGTGGGCGTTGTAGCCCAGCCCCACGCCGTACGACTGCAGCGCCCACGAGCCGTAGCCCGCGGCGATCG contains these protein-coding regions:
- a CDS encoding tail fiber domain-containing protein, which codes for MKAKIGVALLASALLGSALAPSAASAQSDILLRLRSGSPLGDRFRVDSSSAIVAKGVLGVGVHPFSGAGERLTWDPYHAAFRAGSIGSAGTQWDLANTGFYTWAGGYNTTALGLASFAMGYQNSALGSYAIALGYTANADGTGAVAIGYRPTADADYSVAIGQRASTNGHAGAIVLSDGSTTDSTQASANNQFTVRAAGGIRLFTNATMTVGVQVAAGGSSWAVISDRNRKGDFLSVNGEDILSRLRLVPVTTWRYRDEDDRSTFHIGPMAQDWHRAFGFTRDDRTINMSDFDGVNLAAIKALEARTAGQAARIEGLQDENAALRAEVAALREQNARFEERLRRLEEAARAPR
- a CDS encoding tail fiber domain-containing protein, encoding MTMKLRACIALAAAGAALLASAASPVAAQSDILLRLRSGSPLGDRFRVDSASGFVAKGFIGIGIIPFTGSGDRTMWHPFKAGFRTGGVDGTQWDDSNFGFYSLASGFNTIAQGNYSIAAGYGSWALQSYGVGLGYNAHSDGVGSVALGYLSTADGNYSVAIGQRASTNGFSGAIVISDQSSTDSLLASAANQFSLRAAGGVRLYTNATKTTGVSLAAGGSSWAVISDRNRKVDFLSVDGEDLLARLRGVPVTTWRYRDEADRSTFHIGPMAQDWHRAFGFTTDDRTINMSDLDGVNLAGVQALEARTTQQAAEIATLNEQVAQLRAANAALEERLRRLEARSSDAP